A region of the Micropterus dolomieu isolate WLL.071019.BEF.003 ecotype Adirondacks linkage group LG10, ASM2129224v1, whole genome shotgun sequence genome:
CTTTTAGAAGCTTAATAATTGTTGTGTAGCTTAAGTGACCCCTCCTGTGCATTAACCCTAGGTGCATTTGTCTGCAGTCAAGCATTTAGAATCATTGAGCTTAATTTTATGAGCAGTAACGTAGAGTAGTATTTAGTAATGTAGAGTGAGAAATGACGTTTGTGTCATGTTATAAGTGCTGATTTATCTTAATGTAGCATGCAGTGACAAATGAGGATCAAAGTATTTGTTATTTGCTGTCTTGTTTTCAACACCAACATAATTGCTAAACAAAGCAGTAGGCTTTACATTACCCTTCATCCTCCAACTCCATTAGCATTACATTAATTAGTAACTTATTAGCACCATCAAAAAACTATATCATTTGTtggtaaataaacaaacaaaagcaatatAACAAATACAGTTAAAGATGTAAACTTTACTTGCATGAAAGTTGAAACACAGCTTTAATGATTTAATGACTTAATTACTTTCCACttaataaaactattttcaGGTTGTGGGGAAGTAAAAGGAGACACAGCTTCTATATggctgtagcctacattttaaattcattgtTTGTTGTGTTCTCGAGTAATTTATGGATGTAGATGTTTTGACAATTCATAATCTAGTTTTGTAAGTTTGGGTCAACAAATTTCTCTTTTGGGTCTGGGGCTGTAAAGTTTGAGAACATTTAACAACATGAACATGAAACAATGCGAATGAACTTAAATATCGATGTAGTTGTGTGTATTTCTACTGCTTACCTTGTGATTTTGCTCTTGTATAGTTTCTATTTTTCATAATAATTTTTACTTTATCTACTTGGAATCAAGTTTTGTTTACTTATTTCTCCAACTCATCTTATTTTGAAACATGATAATTAGTCTCCAAATCATAGCTCCAAATGCTATGAagttgtaacatttttaatacGTCACTTGCGTTAGCCAGTTGCTGCGGATGATTGGTCagtttgaattttgtttttgtccaatAGCAGCTCCTCTCAGCCTGGACCAGTCAGCGCCAACGTCGCTCCGGCTCTACTTTATAAAGCCGCCGCTCGCAATGTCAGCGCATTCTCCTTTATCTGTGAACACAGAGAAGTTATTGAGACTAAAATGGCTAGAACCAAGCAGACTGCCCGTAAATCCACCGGAGGAAAAGCTCCCAGAAAGCAGCTGGCCACCAAGGCTGCCCGTAAGAGCGCCCCGGCCACCGGCGGAGTGAAGAAGCCCCACCGTTACAGGCCCGGTACCGTGGCTCTTAGAGAGATCCGCCGCTACCAGAAGTCCACCGAGCTGCTGATCCGTAAACTACCCTTCCAGCGCCTGGTGCGAGAGATCGCTCAGGATTTCAAAACGGACCTGCGCTTCCAGAGCTCCGCCGTCATGGCTCTGCAGGAGGCCAGCGAGGCTTACCTGGTCGGCCTGTTCGAGGACACCAACCTGTGCGCCATCCACGCCAAGAGGGTCACCATCATGCCCAAAGACATCCAGCTGGCCCGACGCATCCGCGGAGAGAGGGCTTAACCTCAACCCCACACCTGTTTACACCACAACGGCTCTTTTAAGAGCCACTTCACTCAAACTGAACAACTTCTTCCTCCGCTTCATGTAGTTTAATGAAACCAGTTATTTTAGATCCATATTAAACACGGTGAATCACATTAAGCGGCTTCCAAGAGAGCCACCTTAGACTTTATATAGCAACATGTTAACTAACTTATATTTGTTTAGCTCTAGACTATGGGTTACAAGCAACATGAAGGTTACATTAATCTCCACATGGAGTTATATTGGGCTTATGCTGGAAGAAATGTCATTATCAGTGTAAAGTTCTCATCTGTGTATGTTTGGAGTCCTGTTTAATTTAGGgcccagatttctgaaatgaaaaccggaGAAGTTTCTGGTTTGGTCAGtaagttaataaaaatatatatgaaataaaaaggggCGTCAATCTAGGTTTTATAATAGGCCTATGTCAAATATAACCCTCATGAATATAAAgtaatttcagggcagaaataacctttTACCCTTTTCAGTAAATAAGTAGAGAATactgcattttgttgttttggccatttaaaggtattttaagaggtaaaaagtactTGTTGagctataatctgtcaaatatgtGTGAAACCAAGTCATTCTGAGGCAGATTCTACCTTTCAGCCAATAAGTAGAAgctgcagtcactttctggcaagtagaatgggttgtattggccatttaaaggtatttcaacaggtaaaaaggactggattggctGGTACACTGCAAGTTAAATaatgcaaaagagatcatgtctttatttttattttattttttaaactcagcagtaaattgttgttaattataggctacatgctgttttccaaatataataGGCCctactgcaaacacttatttggccacagATGTGATTATTCCcttaaatgaaatgttaaagtttcacaaagacatacctttgctatcaccacggacataaagtgatgtttagttgcacattatgtatttttgatccagataaaagcagagACGTAAAGATCACTTTTCGGTACAACACCTGTATGCTCtactgtccagtctttctggccatgtaaaatctgatttcaggtctgttaaaaCCTTATGGAGTTTTACGactaacacacagttaaaacgAGGACAGCTCCAGATGGGGGGTGGTTTACAAACCACTGAAACAGTAAAAACCAGTCAATGTGGACACAAAATAAAGCTAGCTGATCCGGTTCTGTATGAACTTAGAGTAAACGTTTTAAAAGTAATAGGTTTGGGTGTTAAATTAACAGGAGAAAATGTGTGCATTTAGAAGCTTGGAGGCAATAATTGTTCTTTGTGGGAAAGTAGGCTATTTTGTTTTAAGATATAAAATCCAGCCAACAGAACCTTTGTCACAAATAGTAAGGAAACGGCTCTTAAAAGTGCCGTTGTGTTATAGTTCTGGGTGTTTACTTCTTGGCGGGCTTCTCGGTCTTCTTGGGCAGCAGGACCGCCTGGATGTTGGGCAGTACGCCACCCTGAGCGATGGTCACTGCGCCCGGCAGCTTGAGTTCTTCATCGTTACGCACTGCCAGCTGCAGGGGACGAGGGATGATCCTGGTCTTCTTCTTGTCGCGGGCAGCGTTTCCAGCCAGCTCCAGGATCTCAGCGGTCAGGTACTCCAGCACCGCTGCCAGGTAAACGGGGGCTCCTGCACCGACACGGTACGGTAGTTTCCCTTCCTCAGCAGCCTGTGGACACGGCCGACGGGGAACTGGAGCCCGGCACGGGAAGAACGGCTCTTAGCCTTTGCTCTGGCTTTACCGGCTCGTTTACCACGAccagacattttgtttgttttctgcagaATTCAGGGctctatgagacgctctggggcgtccggtacagaccggaagtgctagctagctagctagctacgttcgtgataaaggtgttgacagcccccagaagcccctacccttaacataaccatcagaaatgttagtacctaaacatAAGTCACTgaatatatgcatgtcgaccggctaaccctacctgttgGCATATAgccccatagactgtatataatatattagccctcccttgtgttgctgcaacgtagcacacgggggcgtttcatacggacgctgaagggtttagcgtaaaatccttacgctttgttaCGCTgcctgaaagcgtcagttatgacgcattgagatgagaacgtgttggaaTTCGGCACAACAGATCTTCAACGCAGCGTCACGCAACTTtataaattcttccctctcacggagaaaagaaaggtcaggtcgcaaacacaACCGCAGCTTTTGTGTGAACCGTAATTGTAGCTAAACGGCTgcatatgataataatatattattattataataagacaaacatgcctgatactttcacagtcaggcCCTGGcttacatgcttgcagctattaatgattcagcactAAGAATCACAGTCGGTTCCCCCCGCTGGCACAAATCTCTATTCAGTTATCTTGTTTATAGGGGTGACGAGTCCCACCCGTCTAAATGATTGGTGGCCTAAAATGTCATCGATTTCCCAGTTGAAGCGCTCACAGCTGCTGGACTGGTTGGCACACAGCAATTACAATAATGCAGAGTCATCAGAATAATTGCTAAAGatatcatgtctttattttatttaccactcagcagtaagtcatttTATTATTGGCTACAgtccgttttccaaatataaacaaggacaTTAGCCATAGGAGTACTTTAATCCATCCAGCTGTCCATAaaccattaaatgttttaagtaCACCATTCGTGAAATACAGAGCAAGTTGTTGTAGGCAATATAAAACCAATTATTAAAATTGTAAAGAGAAATAAACgatattcaatggagcagtgatgaagatgaatttgagtttcaaagtctgatagcttggggagGGGGGATGTCTGTGGTCATAAAACTCAAACACTCTGACTCAGTAACAGACCTTGTAGCGCAATATTTCATTAACTGATTAGCTAAATTCTCTACTCTCTGGCCTataatgccttttttttatgatttttagTACATTCCACCTCAACTCATTActattatttactgtaaaacactACATTTTCCACACTATTATCTTTGTAATATAAAAGattttgtatgtgttttctatttttcaaCGAATCAGGGCAACTGAGATTCTTATGGAGCTGAGCCAGCTTCTAAGGAATCAAGCCACACAGCCAGCAGCACCACCCTCCTCCTTGACTTCTGGACTGACCACTGGACTGACCACTGGACTGGCAGCTGTACAGACAGGCGCGCCTAGTCAGACAGGTTTACTGACCACTGGATTGACAACATATCCCATAGACCAGGTCTTACCCCCTTCTATGGCACGTTTTCCATTGGGCCGGCCAGACTCAGTGAGGGCCACTTTGAGTCAGCTTTTCCAGCTGTACCCTAAAGGTTCGCGCAAACAACCAAATAAACAAACCCAGCCCTGGGAGCACAAGTTTTTCTTCTGTGCACCCACTATAGTCCTAACTTGGAGGAAACAGTGTGCCTCGAGGCAAGTGGGCTTGGTGGGAAAAAAGTATAATTTACGGATGTGCAAGGTTCCTCACTGGAGTTTATTAGCACACTGGAAAGGGCCTTTCCTCCATTAAAGCACTCTGGAGGCTTTAAACTGGTGCGCTCCTGCAGGAGCAAGCAGCTCATTGATATCGCCATGCCACCAGGGGGCTAAACTGCAGATTATTTAAAGAATCGGAGCAGTTTGAACAAGGCTGTGGCCTACATTGTGCCATTACAGGCAGACCTCCCCCTGAATGGGGATGTGCAAAAGGTAAAAGTtgtaaattatttgtttgttagtttttttcccATGTTCTTTATGTTACTCATCCCAATCtctgtaaattacattttaggATGAAGGTATTGAGgagttaaaacaaaaatgcaacaaGTGCAACCATGAAGTGCCACTGTGTATTTTAGAGAACCATCTAAAACATTGCAACACCAGGTAAGCGCCTGCAACGGTTTCCTCTATGTTTAGTACCTGTATTGAGCTAAGCAAAAGTAGCAAAATATTCAGCGAATAAAACCAcgacattttgtacattttgcatttaaacagactAAAGAGATgcgaaaataaaataatataacgTAAACTTTAAGAACAATTCTGAAATAAtattggaaaaatatttttaaaattacataacTTGGAAGTGGGTCATacattttattgaaaactgATAGtcatataattttaaatatataatcttagaAATAGAAAGTGTGCAAGTacacaaaacattaacatttcacaCAGATTTAATGTTTGGGAATCTAAAGTTATGGCTTTATGGAGAACTTCAAATTTACAACATATGGCTactgttaatttatttcattttttttattttcagaataGATGCATAAAACATAATTCCTAGAAATGACTAATGAACCTCATGCTGACTGGTCTTGTGACAGGATCGCTCATTAGAAAcagattttctattttttaattaGACACCATCAGAACATCAGAAAATCTGCTGAATAGGAAATGATGAAGTCAAGAAAGTATTTTAATTCCCcatgaaatgttatttaaaaccacacttttttatattgttatgtGGAACcacttaaaatgattaaatcattttttttttatgaaacaaGAAGCCCCTGAAATGAAAGCTGTAAACACATAATTACAATATAAGTCATCCCATTTCATCACAGTACTGGTCAAGTAATAACtttgttttataacattttGGTGTTCCgtgtaaattaaatttttataagAAAACATTATTGGGTGCTATTTGCACTAATGCTGACCTTTTGAATCAAGAAGCATGATATACATTTTATGATTTAAGAACATACATATGGTGTAAGTTAATTTAATTGCAATATTATTGTGTTAGTTGTAATACATTAAGGAAATTATTACTTATTCTTAACTCCCAAGTGGCTGTGTCTTTAATTAAGTAAAGGACAATGTCTATTCCTTAACTTTGGTTGTGTAACGTAGGTTATACCATAGTTGAAATATGTAACATGACATTTTTATTCttacttttgttttggtgttgtTTACACTGTAGCATCACCACAACAGTGACAGACTCTAGTCATACGTGAGTAAAAATGTGTTCTTGCTCCTCTGTCCCTATTGCACTAACAAGCATAAAAGTGGTTACACCAAGAATACAGCACACACTGTAAAATTGAAGGAAacataaaaagtaaattaatttgacattaaatcaaatacagtatatatatatttattatttacaaaattaacAAAGGGAAAGTTTAAGATAAAATATGGCATCAACTCTAGTTCAGGGTCCTCTGGCAGTGTAGCTGAAGTAATTCCTggatataaaatgttaatataacCTGTTTATGCTCTGTTTGAAACTAAAAACATGACACTCTCATGTTTGGTAGTGCATCTCCTTTTTTTAGAGTATTTcataatgttgttgttgattttacttcctgtttttattaattttccgGTAACACTTTCtctgaaggtcatcgctataatgacttatgcatatatttataacacgatataatgcgtccataagacattataacagttacaaacatgcattaggcgctatagcaaagttcataatgtattatgaccttttgatttaatgttttataactaatagtaataccagtttatatcataTGCGGTAAGAATCTCcaaccatgttccataacacattatacatcgactatatatattatatatcgactgcttcgttatgaatacactttagtcaccatttacaattagtgatataaaatggaataatagcttatagtaatgtttaaagttatatagcatgtctttgtttgctttaagtaaagtcttaaaatatctatccctgtataatatattacaggtggacataataccatatgaactaataatatgaccttataacacgtcattgtttgctttaagtaaagtgacacacattttgcgcaggaaaacaacttttatttatgtttcttcactttatgaacaatctgtatgaattttgaacattttgcagtttagcacaaaaacacaacataattacatcaagaaaacaCGTTGTCTGGGTGGTGAAAGATcactcaagagaagacctgttgccaaccaacatcatgtaagaagaggctcagatgttgtcacagatgaatggcgagcctatggacaggccctaacagatgcagtggacgatTAAcgttaaagacaaccacttcacaaaatgtgtcctattaaaagacattttaaagtaattgaatgggaatacCGTTTGGGCAGTAGGAAtgagaatctcttggcacctcacaattcgatttgattacaattcagagggcggtgatccatcttgatgcattttttttcttgtaaattctGGATAattcctctgtaaaagctgacaagaacttggtgtgggaatttggccttcttaagttttcttcaccagcgtggagatgtgagacgaccatgtcaggttctctgtgatgctgattcccaggaacctgaaactgttcacctggtccacctcagcaccactgacgtagacaggagtgtgtgtctttatgtcaTTTCTGAAATcatgatcagctccttagttttgctgacgttgagcagtaggttgttctctgtgcaccactcatgattatcaatttcctccgTACTCCTTACTCTGTATGGGCTGCTTAACTTTTTATCCTGAAAATATCCTTAAAATCAGCTTTTCTATTTTCAGGACTTAGTAGAGGAATCTACAAAATCATTGGAACAATAATTTCAGTCTGTGTAATTCATGGAGGAGTGGGGCCCCATGTTTTCTCCAATCGACTGCTCTGCCAGTTGATGGGGGAAACAACTCCTTTCATAATTTCATCAATGTCTCTATATTATGCTTTAATTGTCGCATTAAAGCTACATTTGATACACGTCTTCCTATTGTCATTACAGGTTACATTAATTACATTAAGGTTGCAGATCCTTTGGTTTCTATCAAGCCCCTTATATCTTCATTGACGTTAGGAATTCTGGTGTTTTTCACTCTAACATTAGTTTTGCTTTAATATTACAGATACAGTTTTTGCTCTTATTTTAATTGTACATAAATATTGCATTATGTCGTACTTCTTTGCACACTTTTCAGCAAACTTATCTTTCAGACTCTGTTCAACACTTGATGTTCTTACACTTCTTGCACAGgaaacccatgcagacacaacCGGGGTCAGATATTAGATGGGCAACCTTAGGACAAAATCTTGTCAAATGGGTGGTGTATTTTGTATTGTCCTTGATGTAGGGCTgagcaatatggccaaaaaatgttatcacaataaaaaaattcatataatttgatatacataattatcacgataaatgtccaATAATCAattctttcaggtttaaagacagaattttgctcctgagtgacaGTAgaaaaccagatggttaattgtggttttctatttatggtcagaacatgacaaacactttccAAACAGTGGATCTTTTCAATAAATCAATCATGATATGATATTATGATGTCTTTTCCTCAACTAAATACCTTTTAATAGAAAATCATCGTGCTAATTCATGCTTCAAACCTTTATTGAACATTACGTTATATTGTTtagaaaaattatattgcatcATTATTATTGTCCACAACCTGTAGGAGTGTGTTAATGTACGAAGGCTctaaacagtaaaaaaacaaaacaaatcaaatgctATGATATTCTTAATGTCAGAATTCATGTTGTGTTTAGGCTAGAGTTTTAATACTACCCTACCCTGACCCTTCCaattgcttttttgtgtgtccagGTATGATACACGTGCCTCCACAATTTGGTAATTGGAGGTGAATCAGAGAGGttggcttttgttttgaaaatcatCAGGGGCACTTTTGCACACCCATACATGAAATTTATATTAGCCAGCCAGGTTTTGTAACTTTGTATTGTCTGAAACTAATTATTGGTTCGTTGCAGATCCAACAAGCAGCAACGGTGGAGGAAACCGGTGAGGCTGCAGAAGAGGCAGCCTCCAACCTGTCCCTATTGGGGTCCCTGACCATCATCCGGTCTCTAAATGACAGGGATGACATTCTTTCTTCGGCCCTGACATTTTATTTAGAGGGAAGAGTGAACGCACCTCTAAGACAATAAGTGCTTTTATTGTGTCTGTGGAACATAGCAGGAAATGGCATGTGTATTTGAAAGATTAAAAGACAATTGGTGTGATATGTTTTCGGTGTTAACGCACTATAGGTTACTTAACAGATTTCTCCGCTACCCCTGATCCTACACtaataccaaaataaaaaaggaggaaCATGAGAAGCATCTCAATAATGCAGCAAAATACATTAAGCTAAAGTTTGTACAGCatgtaaaatacagtatgttgccCTGACTACCTGCTTAACCTAGTTACTCTTGAGTAACCTGAGCAGTCATGATGACTAACCTTTTTAAGGTGGCAGGAAGCGGCGTATGGAGGAGGAGAAAGCTGTTGGCCACTGGAGGGACTGGCTCATTGATATTGAGGGTATTCACACTTTGAAAacttgaaattaaaaatgtgaaatcatTACCTTAGTGCACAATTTTTATTCACAGTAATT
Encoded here:
- the LOC123977501 gene encoding histone H3, which encodes MARTKQTARKSTGGKAPRKQLATKAARKSAPATGGVKKPHRYRPGTVALREIRRYQKSTELLIRKLPFQRLVREIAQDFKTDLRFQSSAVMALQEASEAYLVGLFEDTNLCAIHAKRVTIMPKDIQLARRIRGERA